A portion of the Paenibacillus marchantiae genome contains these proteins:
- a CDS encoding type 1 glutamine amidotransferase family protein, producing MKSHYYLSWFNDFFPEKLVKLLHEDITDRKSLVMISADPSGYTGEQINFDDVSEWTWLKQANIIFDEYHFIDYRMQKEDARRFIQNASVIFLCGGYPALQNDFLAEYELSNVIKNSNAVIMGASAGALNMAAKWLSLNNTDEVETSTIYDGIGFDHFAYESHSQRDYATFVQGYLLPLSEEIDVYAAEQESAIRVKDGKKDIMGPVYLISHSKIQKLVETL from the coding sequence TTGAAATCTCACTACTATCTCAGTTGGTTTAATGATTTCTTTCCAGAGAAGCTGGTCAAATTGTTGCATGAGGATATAACAGACAGAAAATCGCTTGTTATGATTAGCGCTGATCCGTCTGGTTATACAGGTGAGCAAATTAACTTTGATGATGTTTCTGAATGGACATGGTTGAAGCAGGCTAATATTATTTTTGATGAATATCATTTCATTGATTACCGCATGCAGAAGGAAGATGCCCGGCGATTCATTCAAAATGCTTCTGTCATTTTTTTGTGCGGTGGATATCCTGCTTTGCAGAACGATTTTTTGGCCGAATATGAGTTATCGAATGTTATTAAGAACAGCAATGCCGTTATAATGGGTGCCAGCGCCGGTGCGTTAAACATGGCTGCAAAATGGTTAAGCTTGAATAACACTGATGAAGTTGAAACAAGTACTATTTATGATGGTATTGGCTTTGATCATTTTGCCTATGAATCTCATTCTCAACGCGACTACGCCACGTTTGTTCAAGGCTACCTGTTACCCTTGTCTGAAGAGATTGATGTTTACGCGGCAGAGCAGGAGAGCGCTATACGTGTAAAGGACGGCAAAAAAGACATAATGGGTCCTGTATATTTAATTTCCCACTCAAAGATTCAGAAATTAGTTGAGACGCTCTAA
- a CDS encoding GNAT family N-acetyltransferase, producing the protein MSIYYDSSKEDITKDALQELFLSVGWESGKYPNELLQAIGGSHSIVTAWEGGKLVGLINALSDGVLTVYFHYMLINPSYQSIGIGKEMMNIMLDRYKGCKTKVLISYPYAVDFYNKLGFNTEDGATPMFISELI; encoded by the coding sequence GTGAGTATTTATTACGATTCAAGCAAAGAGGATATCACTAAGGATGCACTCCAGGAGTTATTTCTTTCGGTAGGATGGGAGTCTGGCAAGTATCCAAACGAGCTTTTACAAGCAATCGGAGGGTCTCATTCAATTGTTACCGCTTGGGAGGGAGGAAAGCTTGTTGGTTTAATAAATGCTTTGTCAGATGGTGTTTTAACGGTATATTTTCATTATATGCTTATTAATCCGAGTTATCAGAGTATAGGTATAGGTAAGGAAATGATGAATATAATGCTTGATAGATATAAAGGGTGTAAAACAAAAGTATTAATTTCTTATCCTTATGCAGTGGATTTCTATAATAAATTGGGTTTTAATACAGAGGATGGAGCTACACCAATGTTTATCTCAGAGTTGATATGA
- a CDS encoding LysR family transcriptional regulator: MELRQLNTFCTVATTLNFTRAAEVLSYVPSNVTMQIKALEDELGVRLFDRLGKQLALTTAGKRFLTHAQGVLDKLEEARSAVHDNENLSGTLTISANEVICSYRLPPVFQRFRSQHPGVRLIFRSVPNQELKQTLFEGTTDIVYMLDEPIRSSGLSVEPLLEEHFRLLAAPDHPLAKRTVLQLEDFHEEVFLTNEKGCPYRTMFDRSFEKEGVDSITYLEFQSAEAIKKCAISGIGIAFLPEIVVEAEIERGELVVLPWEIPDLHVYTQMLWHKDKWLSPIMLSFIEAARDVFRLQNENKTI; this comes from the coding sequence ATGGAATTGCGTCAACTGAATACGTTTTGTACGGTTGCAACAACATTAAATTTCACGCGGGCAGCAGAAGTGCTGAGCTACGTTCCTTCCAACGTCACGATGCAAATTAAAGCATTGGAAGATGAGCTAGGTGTTCGCCTCTTTGATCGGCTGGGCAAGCAACTCGCGCTCACAACTGCGGGTAAACGCTTTTTAACACACGCCCAAGGCGTTCTTGACAAATTGGAGGAAGCTCGTAGTGCTGTTCATGACAATGAAAATCTAAGTGGCACCCTAACGATAAGTGCCAATGAGGTTATTTGCTCCTATCGGCTTCCGCCTGTCTTTCAACGGTTTCGTTCGCAACATCCGGGAGTTCGTCTGATCTTTCGCTCAGTTCCAAATCAAGAGCTCAAGCAAACGCTTTTTGAGGGAACCACGGATATTGTTTATATGTTGGATGAACCCATTCGCTCGAGTGGACTTTCCGTGGAACCGCTGCTGGAAGAACATTTCAGATTGTTAGCTGCTCCAGATCACCCGCTCGCCAAACGAACTGTGCTGCAATTGGAAGATTTTCATGAAGAAGTGTTCCTGACCAATGAGAAGGGTTGTCCATATCGAACGATGTTTGACCGGTCATTCGAGAAAGAAGGCGTTGATAGCATTACGTATTTAGAGTTTCAAAGTGCTGAAGCCATTAAAAAATGTGCGATTTCTGGAATCGGTATTGCCTTTCTTCCTGAAATCGTCGTGGAAGCTGAAATTGAACGCGGAGAACTTGTTGTCCTTCCATGGGAAATTCCGGATTTGCACGTGTATACACAGATGTTGTGGCATAAAGACAAGTGGCTTTCACCAATCATGTTATCTTTCATTGAAGCAGCAAGGGATGTTTTTCGTTTACAGAATGAGAATAAAACCATATAG
- a CDS encoding alpha/beta fold hydrolase: MDYEIFNLGDAILQSGVTLPNAFLAYKTYGKLNGQKDNVIVYPTAFGDQHVQNEWLIGSGMALDPEKYFIIVPNLLGNGLSSSPSNTPHPFDGAHYPQVTIYDNVRFQQQLLTEKFGIQKIALVVGWSMGGIQAFQWGASYPEMVERIAPFGGIAKPWPHTYVVLEGVKASLLSAVRFDSSKLNQLTSTDMRAVGRVYAGWGLSHAFYREELYREMGFDTLEDFVAGVWEESFMNMDPHNVLSMLWTGQHADISANPSYNGDFDKALQSIKALACIMPGSTDLFCTADDNEYEAERIPNATFNPIQSKWGHFAGRGINSADNQFIDDNLKQLLSHSAKE, from the coding sequence ATGGACTATGAAATTTTTAATTTGGGTGATGCAATCTTACAATCAGGAGTGACGTTACCAAACGCTTTTCTTGCTTATAAAACGTACGGAAAATTAAATGGACAGAAAGATAATGTTATCGTCTATCCAACGGCTTTTGGGGATCAGCATGTTCAAAATGAATGGCTAATTGGCAGCGGGATGGCATTGGATCCAGAGAAATATTTTATTATCGTTCCAAATTTGCTGGGCAATGGACTATCTTCATCTCCCAGTAACACACCTCATCCATTCGATGGAGCTCATTATCCACAGGTAACCATCTATGACAACGTTAGATTTCAGCAGCAACTGCTGACCGAGAAATTCGGCATTCAAAAGATTGCTCTCGTCGTAGGGTGGTCCATGGGCGGCATTCAGGCATTTCAATGGGGTGCAAGTTATCCAGAGATGGTCGAACGAATTGCACCTTTCGGGGGAATCGCCAAACCTTGGCCTCACACATATGTAGTTCTGGAAGGTGTAAAAGCTTCCCTGCTATCTGCAGTCCGCTTCGACTCAAGTAAACTAAACCAATTGACTTCTACTGACATGCGCGCCGTTGGCCGGGTCTATGCAGGATGGGGACTATCGCATGCGTTTTATAGAGAGGAGCTTTATCGTGAGATGGGATTTGACACATTGGAGGATTTTGTAGCTGGTGTCTGGGAAGAGAGCTTTATGAATATGGATCCGCACAATGTTCTGTCCATGTTATGGACAGGCCAACATGCAGATATTAGTGCCAACCCTTCCTATAACGGAGACTTTGATAAAGCACTTCAGAGCATAAAAGCTCTTGCCTGTATCATGCCGGGGAGCACGGATCTCTTCTGCACAGCGGACGACAATGAATACGAAGCTGAGCGCATACCCAACGCTACCTTTAACCCAATACAATCGAAATGGGGCCATTTTGCCGGTCGTGGAATCAACAGTGCCGATAATCAATTTATTGATGACAATCTGAAGCAATTGTTGTCACATAGCGCAAAAGAATAG
- a CDS encoding zinc-binding alcohol dehydrogenase family protein encodes MKAVVLEGACAPEELKVREAPIPEVKPGWVLIKIRALGINRSEMYTRQGHSPSVQFPRIIGIECVGEIEDASDSTFQKGQHVASLMGGLGREFDGSYAEYVLIPSEQVYLIPGGMEWTTLAAIPEMYYTAYASLFESLQLTKGEVLLIRGGTSSVGLAALQLAKSVGATVISTTRDSGKLTYLQQAGADLALLDDEHFTNKVVEIAPNGVNKVLELIGTVTLKESLKLVSERGILCMSGILGNEWTLDSFEPLIDIPTGVFFTAFTSEVIKETVLVDLFNHIKDHALIPPIAKVFKLEAIAEAHLLMESNSANGKIVITNE; translated from the coding sequence ATGAAAGCAGTTGTACTGGAAGGTGCCTGTGCACCTGAAGAACTAAAAGTACGGGAGGCTCCCATTCCCGAAGTTAAACCAGGCTGGGTATTAATCAAGATCAGAGCATTGGGCATTAACCGCTCGGAAATGTATACAAGGCAGGGGCATTCACCATCCGTTCAATTTCCACGGATCATTGGTATTGAGTGTGTGGGGGAGATCGAGGACGCATCGGACAGCACTTTCCAAAAAGGACAGCATGTCGCTTCTCTGATGGGAGGGTTGGGGCGAGAATTTGATGGAAGCTATGCCGAGTATGTTTTGATTCCTTCAGAGCAGGTGTATCTCATTCCTGGTGGAATGGAGTGGACTACGCTCGCTGCCATTCCAGAAATGTATTACACGGCATATGCATCTTTATTTGAAAGTCTTCAATTAACTAAAGGAGAAGTGCTTCTCATTCGAGGCGGGACCAGTTCCGTTGGTCTGGCTGCCCTCCAGCTTGCCAAAAGTGTAGGAGCCACCGTTATATCGACCACTCGTGACAGCGGAAAGCTGACATATCTTCAGCAGGCGGGTGCGGACCTCGCATTACTTGATGATGAACATTTTACGAATAAAGTAGTTGAAATTGCTCCAAATGGAGTGAACAAAGTGTTGGAATTGATCGGGACGGTGACCTTGAAGGAATCTTTGAAATTGGTCTCAGAACGAGGAATCTTATGTATGTCAGGCATATTAGGCAATGAATGGACCCTCGATTCCTTCGAACCATTGATTGATATACCAACAGGTGTTTTCTTTACGGCTTTTACAAGTGAAGTTATTAAAGAAACGGTGCTGGTCGATCTATTTAATCATATAAAGGACCATGCACTTATTCCGCCCATTGCTAAAGTGTTCAAACTAGAAGCAATAGCAGAGGCTCATCTGTTAATGGAGAGTAACTCAGCAAATGGCAAAATTGTAATCACGAATGAATAG
- a CDS encoding ABC transporter permease, with protein MIDYAIKHPDKWGSALFEHVEILVITMVISIIVAVLLTIVILTSDWVSRIFIYVFSILYSIPSLALFTIMIPVTGLGTTTAIIVLILYNQYILLRHFIAGLNHVEQPIIEAATGLGMSRMQILIQIRVPLAIQTLFTGLRLASVSTIGMATIAAFINAGGLGTILYDGLRTMNIDKILWGSILSAGLALATNTLFIQLEKRIYIGAGR; from the coding sequence ATGATCGATTATGCCATCAAACATCCAGATAAGTGGGGAAGCGCACTGTTCGAGCATGTGGAGATACTTGTCATAACCATGGTGATCTCAATTATTGTCGCCGTGCTTCTAACCATCGTAATCCTGACTTCCGACTGGGTGTCACGCATTTTCATTTATGTTTTTTCCATTTTGTATTCCATCCCCAGCCTGGCTTTGTTCACCATCATGATTCCTGTGACGGGACTGGGTACAACGACGGCAATCATCGTGCTGATTCTATATAATCAATACATTCTTCTGCGCCACTTTATCGCAGGTTTGAATCATGTGGAACAACCTATTATTGAGGCAGCTACCGGGCTGGGCATGAGTCGTATGCAAATATTGATTCAGATTCGGGTACCCTTGGCGATTCAAACCCTTTTTACAGGACTGCGACTTGCCTCCGTATCTACGATTGGCATGGCGACCATTGCTGCATTCATCAATGCTGGCGGGTTAGGAACGATCTTATATGATGGTTTACGCACCATGAATATCGATAAAATTCTGTGGGGAAGCATCCTGTCCGCAGGACTTGCCTTGGCGACAAATACATTATTCATTCAGTTGGAAAAACGAATCTACATCGGAGCGGGGAGATGA
- a CDS encoding ABC transporter ATP-binding protein, whose protein sequence is MNPSNKRSGNMGPPAIKFHNVCKTYSKSNEYAVNHVNLSIEEGEFITILGSSGSGKTTLLKMVNRLYEPSQGNIKLFGEDIVSIDPVMLRRRIGYVIQQVGLFPHMTIAKNIATVPRLLKWDKEKIEERVSELLHLVGLDPRTYEHRYPSQLSGGQQQRIGLARALATNPAIMLLDEPFGALDAITRLHLQDELLKIHGGSNKTFLFVTHDINEAFKLGTRVIIMNQGKVCQFDTPKEIVNHPADEFVASLIQSSREQERFWEALE, encoded by the coding sequence ATGAATCCATCCAATAAACGTAGTGGTAACATGGGGCCACCAGCCATCAAATTTCATAATGTGTGCAAAACATATTCAAAATCCAATGAATACGCAGTGAATCATGTCAATTTGTCTATTGAAGAAGGGGAGTTTATTACCATACTGGGCTCCTCTGGATCTGGAAAAACGACGCTTTTGAAAATGGTAAACCGTTTGTACGAACCTTCTCAGGGGAACATTAAGCTGTTTGGAGAAGACATTGTATCCATAGATCCCGTGATGCTAAGAAGAAGAATCGGTTACGTCATTCAGCAGGTTGGGTTGTTCCCACATATGACCATCGCGAAAAATATCGCTACCGTACCTCGTCTGTTGAAATGGGATAAAGAGAAAATCGAGGAGAGGGTCTCCGAACTACTGCATCTGGTGGGACTGGACCCTCGGACGTATGAACATCGCTATCCTTCACAATTATCGGGAGGGCAACAACAGCGAATTGGACTCGCCCGAGCTTTAGCGACCAATCCTGCGATCATGCTTCTGGACGAGCCTTTTGGTGCTTTGGACGCGATTACCCGTCTACATTTACAGGATGAATTATTGAAAATTCATGGAGGGTCGAATAAAACCTTCCTGTTCGTCACACATGACATTAATGAAGCGTTCAAGTTGGGCACCCGGGTCATAATTATGAATCAAGGGAAAGTGTGCCAGTTTGACACGCCTAAAGAAATCGTTAATCATCCTGCAGATGAATTCGTAGCGTCGCTTATTCAATCTTCAAGGGAGCAAGAACGTTTCTGGGAGGCCTTAGAATGA
- a CDS encoding glycine betaine ABC transporter substrate-binding protein — MKNKKKKIYIITSLIIVLSLLLSACGEQKNQPSENKETSIRIGTKDFTENLIVGELYALALEDAGYQVERVPNIAGSVIHSSIVNQDIDMYPEYTGTGLLAILKLELLTDPDEVYAKVKEEYKKQFNLTWLDYSKANDGAGLVIRAEASEQWGIKTITDLQKHATELRFASQGEVDQRADGIPALEKVYGKLNWKSSKVYDNSLKYEVLKNNEADVAPAYTTEGQLVNKDQYILLEDDKQVWPPYNLAPVIRDEVLSAHPDIAEVINKISSALDTDTITALNAKVDVDQEEYEDVAKAFYESIQ, encoded by the coding sequence ATGAAAAACAAAAAGAAAAAAATCTATATCATAACTTCACTTATCATCGTATTATCGCTCCTGTTGAGCGCCTGTGGTGAGCAAAAAAATCAGCCTTCGGAAAATAAAGAGACATCGATTCGAATCGGCACCAAAGATTTCACTGAAAATCTGATTGTGGGAGAACTTTACGCCTTGGCCTTGGAGGATGCCGGCTACCAAGTAGAGCGTGTACCTAACATTGCGGGATCTGTGATCCATTCTTCCATTGTGAATCAAGATATTGATATGTATCCGGAATACACAGGCACCGGTTTGTTAGCCATCCTGAAGCTGGAGTTGTTGACTGATCCGGATGAAGTATATGCCAAAGTGAAGGAAGAATACAAAAAGCAATTCAATTTGACCTGGCTCGACTATTCTAAAGCCAATGATGGAGCAGGGCTCGTCATACGTGCAGAAGCCTCGGAACAATGGGGAATTAAGACGATTACTGATTTACAGAAGCATGCAACCGAGCTTCGATTTGCCTCTCAAGGAGAAGTGGATCAGCGTGCGGACGGTATTCCAGCATTGGAGAAAGTATATGGCAAACTAAACTGGAAGTCCTCCAAAGTCTACGACAATAGTTTGAAATATGAAGTGCTTAAAAATAATGAGGCAGATGTTGCACCTGCATATACGACGGAAGGACAACTCGTAAATAAAGATCAGTACATCCTATTGGAAGATGACAAACAAGTATGGCCCCCTTATAACTTGGCTCCTGTCATCCGTGATGAAGTACTGTCTGCACATCCAGATATTGCTGAAGTCATCAATAAGATCAGTTCGGCACTGGACACAGACACGATCACGGCACTTAATGCCAAAGTTGATGTCGATCAAGAAGAATATGAAGACGTCGCAAAAGCCTTCTATGAATCCATCCAATAA
- a CDS encoding ABC transporter permease has translation MLQESLGMQLATYFSDNWSAFFALGREHIEVSLLALLCSAWIGITLGYLTITYKRSEKWIVSLIQILRVVPSLAVLLLLIPLMGTGMKPALVALILLGVPPILMNTISGLNHIPLSVLESAKGAGMSDRQMMWKIKFPLAAPLILTGIKTAAIEIIASATLAAKIGAGGFGEIIFTGLGLNRIDLLLIGGGSVAILAILIGVLLDISERMLFRYQFLQR, from the coding sequence ATGTTGCAAGAAAGCTTGGGAATGCAATTGGCAACCTATTTCTCAGACAATTGGAGTGCTTTCTTCGCTCTGGGGAGAGAGCATATAGAGGTCAGTTTACTGGCATTGCTTTGTTCTGCATGGATCGGAATTACACTGGGATATCTGACCATCACATACAAACGCTCGGAAAAGTGGATTGTATCGCTGATTCAGATTCTGCGGGTTGTGCCTAGCCTGGCTGTTTTACTCCTATTAATTCCGTTGATGGGCACTGGCATGAAGCCAGCATTGGTTGCTTTAATCTTATTGGGGGTACCTCCCATATTGATGAATACCATTTCCGGTTTGAATCATATTCCTCTATCTGTTCTTGAATCTGCTAAAGGGGCGGGGATGTCTGATCGTCAAATGATGTGGAAGATCAAGTTCCCTCTTGCTGCACCACTCATTCTGACAGGAATCAAAACAGCTGCCATTGAAATTATCGCCAGTGCCACCTTGGCTGCCAAGATCGGAGCTGGTGGATTCGGTGAGATCATTTTCACCGGTCTAGGACTTAATCGAATCGATTTGCTTCTAATTGGCGGGGGATCTGTGGCGATATTGGCCATCTTAATCGGAGTCTTGCTTGATATATCCGAACGAATGTTATTTCGATATCAATTTTTGCAAAGGTAG
- a CDS encoding winged helix-turn-helix transcriptional regulator has product MFTKKELPECPVATTVGLIGNKWKLLIMRDLLKGTQRFGELRKSIPEISQKVLTENLRSMEGDGIVIRTVYAEVPPRVEYSLSDLGNTLRPIISVMETWGMDYKKLNEDTSTDTDE; this is encoded by the coding sequence ATGTTTACCAAAAAAGAGTTGCCTGAATGCCCTGTAGCAACAACTGTCGGTTTGATAGGTAATAAATGGAAATTACTTATCATGAGAGATCTTCTGAAAGGAACCCAACGGTTCGGTGAGCTTCGCAAAAGTATTCCGGAAATTAGCCAAAAGGTATTGACCGAAAATTTGCGTTCCATGGAAGGAGACGGTATCGTCATTCGTACCGTCTATGCGGAGGTACCGCCCAGAGTCGAATACAGCTTGAGCGATTTAGGTAATACGCTGAGACCCATCATTAGTGTGATGGAAACATGGGGAATGGATTATAAAAAGCTCAATGAGGATACTTCGACCGATACAGACGAATAG
- a CDS encoding sporulation protein YjcZ — MSEVGYEYGNGSIGGFGGGYSSTGAILVLFILLVIISKAFLV, encoded by the coding sequence ATGAGTGAAGTTGGATATGAGTATGGCAATGGAAGTATCGGAGGGTTTGGTGGAGGTTATAGTAGCACAGGTGCAATATTGGTACTCTTCATCCTGTTAGTCATCATTTCTAAAGCATTCTTAGTTTAA